From the Euphorbia lathyris chromosome 6, ddEupLath1.1, whole genome shotgun sequence genome, one window contains:
- the LOC136233052 gene encoding uncharacterized protein isoform X1, whose amino-acid sequence MEKSGGGTHLGTQMKRQQEGNRNSETMVPRNSDSERVQVWFSEGNSDVFRWFDEVGGGNGGESLQLWPGEAACGNGGECATNGVLGGLQGKDLKIWDNKESSSNSAIKLGNKSGLDSGVMGLFGEVSTSNVNLCSGGQQQVHGFGGRNVGLDNSGGIMQSLLGEVSVRPGDMSLDGEALKGLFGDCENAPTSSSNGGMVVPGLYGGNEGLSFGGGGEGVQCWCGEAGCASIDGKGIQGLFGEIAFVNGADGVENRHVEKVGGGSGTCVQDEEEKKQITRKMGRPKGSKNKKKNQDVESLVLDQGSKQVDVDKKEGDDTLLFKPKRGRPKGSTNKKKTPPCEVNQDFSVKTDSDLGTVSPRSLEDEKIVVVGPNENVGSREGNNDVYVKDEASAKNESKYGCGVEFVERSDVYEFVPEKDMQSLLKSSKDKGKGVIGEEKAELRVGASVDTDLKTPNSSGLNNGRTVVESMLSEETPTEDGSRKDVVTSKGRRGRPKGSKNKMKKCLASGDAEIACDANATGLADEKIANLTEQDGAIQRETTAVIGEATEIAKQTDNKDTSFENRPELPGDVWGGNDNGSNRDLSIGAVIRGTALSSAGMKAMSGELTGGTGGEWNESLKPQESHSQPDGTKNEQNNLGGDNVELIGKYTDSKNAFDNQVELRGPENGMAVFSSAARRMLGDGEGSQIGKTKHRRGRQNSVSIEGGNETIKPKKQRRPKVLMDKMIHLTGHSQDFPGEIAHRNDASENTILATGLENGNVTLSGEEDKLVLGESIGVSGERNDIMKPKGRFGRPKGSTNKKKELAADTLKSPSEIVHCMNKVSNLENGVPTILLQEDKSMAGDTTPETKQNNIPGGEDEGLNRKLGSCSNGMAVADFENGQCTVVAEEVKVMPVEAAAGSNEASHMNDQPKRKRGRPKGWKRKVPTTVSEEQGQLLLPRETESNELIDNSGAASKRSRGRPKKYTDQFETSTLTDTESNKARGSMCHQCLKSNRTGVVTCSNCTKKRYCYDCISKWYPDKTLEQLEIACPYCRGNCNCRVCLKEDVVAKADNNEADRNSKLLKLLYLLDKTLPLMRHIHQEQSSELHAESRVHGVQLTEENVTQSILDDDDRLYCDNCSTSIVNFHRSCSNPDCGYDLCLTCCREIREGIQPGGSASESSLRQFVERGHDMDDQRSANRKRFCWETQVSGPENNHVLDLPHDFPDWNAMADGRIPCPPKERGGCGSGTLVLRRVFEANMVEELVKNAEELTINYKPPGIDSLQGCHLCHPFSSTDCRLKDFEVRKAAHRDKKDDNFLYCPDSRWLGENEIQHFQMHWMRGEPIIVRNVLEKTSGLSWEPMVMWRALIGAQKVLKEEAQRVKAIDCLDWCEVEITIFKFFKGYLQGRRYRSGWPEMLKLKDWPPSNTFEECLPRHGAEFVAMLPFSEYTHPKSGLLNLATSLPDALKPDLGPKTYIAYGSIEELGRGDSVTKLHCDISDAVNVLTHMSAVKIPKWQSKVISKLQKKHENEDLELICGGEVQKESSKSGWRARKRPRKTENLDTELSQNVDAVESDSSLERLYIGEMKSDEDQNKSHVGNTDARAQYSDSDMLDSDICNNGIDENNTGLTVEKDNSCSLYHQHNDADLKNSSTRKSQDNDAAKLQYGGAVWDIFRRQDVPKLIEYLKKHQNEFRHISSLPVNSVMHPIHDQTFYLNERHKRQLKEEFNVEPWTFDQHLGEAVFIPAGCPHQVRNRQSCIKVALDFVSPDNVQECIRLTEEFRILPKTHRAKEDKLEVKKMALYSVRNAVSAAKNLTSGLDVFCRGHENGESK is encoded by the exons ATGGAGAAGAGTGGAGGTGGGACCCACTTGGGTACTCAAATGAAGAGACAACAAGAAGGTAATAGAAATTCAGAAACAATGGTGCCGAGAAATTCGGACAGTGAAAGAGTTCAAGTATGGTTTAGTGAAGGCAATTCGGATGTTTTCAGGTGGTTTGACGAAGTTGGGGGAGGAAATGGGGGTGAAAGTTTACAGCTATGGCCTGGTGAAGCTGCATGCGGAAATGGTGGAGAATGTGCTACAAATGGAGTCCTGGGTGGTCTTCAAGGTAAAGATTTGAAAATTTGGGATAATAAAGAGTCTAGTAGTAATTCAGCAATTAAATTGGGTAATAAGTCTGGTTTAGATTCTGGTGTTATGGGTCTATTTGGGGAAGTTAGTACCAGTAATGTCAATTTATGTTCTGGTGGTCAACAACAAGTTCATGGTTTTGGGGGTAGAAATGTGGGTTTAGATAATAGTGGTGGAATAATGCAAAGTCTACTTGGTGAGGTTAGTGTGAGACCTGGTGATATGAGCCTTGATGGTGAAGCTTTAAAAGGCCTATTTGGTGACTGTGAAAATGCCCCAACGAGTTCTAGCAACGGAGGCATGGTGGTTCCGGGTTTATATGGTGGAAATGAGGGTTTGAGTTTTGGTGGTGGTGGTGAAGGGGTTCAATGTTGGTGTGGTGAAGCTGGTTGTGCAAGTATTGATGGTAAAGGAATTCAGGGTTTGTTTGGTGAGATTGCGTTTGTTAATGGGGCGGACGGGGTCGAAAATAGGCATGTTGAGAAGGTAGGAGGAGGGTCAGGAACTTGTGTTCAAGATGAGGAGGAGAAGAAACAGATTACTAGAAAGATGGGCAGGCCTAAGGGATCtaagaataagaagaaaaatcaGGATGTGGAATCCTTGGTTTTAGATCAAGGTTCGAAACAAGTTGATGTTGATAAGAAAGAAGGAGATGATACGCTTCTTTTTAAACCGAAGCGAGGCCGACCTAAGGGTTCGacgaacaagaagaaaactccTCCTTGTGAAGTTAATCAGGATTTTTCTGTCAAAACTGATTCTGATTTGGGGACTGTTTCGCCGAGGAGTTTGGAGGATGAGAAGATTGTTGTAGTCGGCCCAAATGAAAATGTTGGTAGTAGAGAAGGAAACAATGATGTTTACGTAAAGGATGAGGCTAGTGCGAAGAACGAGAGCAAATACGGTTGTGGGGTTGAATTTGTTGAAAGGTCAGATGTATATGAATTTGTGCCGGAAAAGGATATGCAGAGCTTGTTAAAGAGCTCAAAGGATAAGGGAAAAGGTGTTATAGGCGAAGAAAAGGCGGAATTACGAGTTGGGGCCAGCGTTGATACTGATCTTAAGACTCCGAATTCTTCGGGATTGAATAATGGAAGGACTGTGGTTGAGAGTATGCTGAGCGAAGAAACTCCTACTGAGGATGGAAGTAGAAAGGATGTTGTCACGTCAAAGGGTAGGCGTGGCAGACCGAAAGGTTCGAAGAATAAGATGAAGAAGTGTCTTGCAAGTGGTGATGCAGAAATTGCTTGTGACGCGAATGCTACGGGGTTGGCTGATGAGAAGATAGCTAATCTAACTGAACAAGACGGAGCAATTCAACGGGAAACCACTGCGGTAATTGGAGAGGCAACTGAGATTGCTAAGCAGACAGATAACAAGGACACAAGTTTCGAAAATAGGCCGGAGCTGCCTGGTGATGTTTGGGGAGGCAATGATAACGGTAGCAACAGGGATTTATCCATAGGTGCTGTGATTAGGGGAACAGCTCTTTCTAGTGCAGGTATGAAGGCCATGTCTGGCGAGCTCACTGGCGGCACTGGAGGAGAGTGGAACGAAAGCTTAAAACCGCAGGAGAGTCATAGCCAACCAGATGGCACGAAGAATGAGCAAAATAATCTTGGAGGTGATAATGTTGAATTGATCGGCAAATATACGGATAGCAAGAATGCTTTTGATAATCAAGTGGAGCTTAGGGGTCCAGAGAATGGAATGGCTGTTTTTTCAAGTGCAGCCAGGAGAATGCTTGGTGATGGAGAGGGAAGTCAAATTGGAAAGACGAAGCACAGACGTGGACGGCAGAATTCGGTGTCTATTGAAGGGGGAAACGAAACCATAAAGCCTAAGAAGCAAAGGAGACCCAAGGTTTTGATGGACAAGATGATACACCTTACAGGTCATAGTCAAGATTTTCCGGGTGAAATTGCGCATAGAAATGATGCTAGTGAGAATACTATATTGGCAACTGGTCTAGAGAATGGGAATGTTACCCTTTCAGGTGAGGAAGATAAATTAGTGCTTGGAGAGTCTATCGGTGTTAGCGGAGAGAGAAACGATATCATGAAGCCTAAGGGTAGGTTTGGCCGACCGAAGGGTTCAACGAACAAGAAGAAAGAGCTTGCAGCTGATACTCTAAAATCGCCTAGTGAGATCGTGCATTGTATGAACAAAGTGAGTAATTTAGAGAACGGGGTGCCAACGATTTTACTTCAGGAAGATAAATCAATGGCTGGTGATACTACTCCGGAGACTAAGCAGAACAATATTCCCGGTGGTGAAGACGAGGGACTGAACAGAAAACTTGGCAGCTGCAGCAACGGAATGGCCGTGGCTGATTTTGAGAATGGGCAGTGTACTGTTGTCGCTGAGGAAGTAAAGGTCATGCCTGTTGAAGCTGCTGCTGGTAGTAATGAAGCAAGTCACATGAATGATCAACCAAAGCGTAAGCGAGGCCGACCTAAAGGTTGGAAGCGAAAGGTGCCGACTACTGTTTCTGAAGAACAGGGGCAGTTATTGCTTCCCAGAGAAACAGAAAGTAATGAATTAATAGATAATTCTGGAGCTGCAAGCAAGAGGAGTAGAGGAAGGCCGAAGAAGTACACCGACCAATTTGAAACTTCAACATTAACA GATACCGAAAGCAACAAGGCAAGAGGCTCAATGTGTCACCAGTGTTTGAAGAGCAACAGAACCGGCGTTGTTACCTGTTCCAACTGCACTAAAAAACGTTATTGCTACGACTGCATTTCAAAGTG GTACCCTGACAAAACATTGGAGCAATTAGAGATTGCATGTCCGTATTGTCGTGGTAATTGTAATTGCAGAGTTTGTCTCAAGGAAGACGTAGTTGCAAAG GCTGACAATAATGAAGCAGATAGGAATAGCAAACTGCTAAAGCTTCTTTACTTGCTTGATAAGACTTTGCCTCTCATGAGACATATTCATCAGGAGCAGAGCTCCGAGTTGCATGCGGAGTCAAGGGTTCATG GTGTTCAACTGACCGAAGAAAATGTTACTCAATCCATACTTGATGACGATGATCGGCTCTATTG TGACAATTGCAGTACATCCATTGTCAATTTTCACCGGAGCTGCTCCAATCCTGATTGTGGTTATGATCTTTGTCTTACTTGCTGTCGGGAAATTAGAGAAGGAATTCAGCCTGGAGGCAGTGCATCTGAATCTTCACTCCGTCAATTTGTTGAAAGGGGACATGACATGGATGACCAGAGAAGTGCAAATAGAAAAAGATTTTGTTGGGAGACCCAAGTATCTGGTCCAGAAAATAATCATGTGCTTGATTTACCACATGATTTTCCAGATTGGAATGCCATGGCTGATGGAAGGATTCCTTGCCCTCCTAAGGAACGCGGAGGTTGTGGTTCTGGAACGCTTGTACTTAGACGTGTCTTTGAAGCTAATATGGTTGAAGAACTTGTCAAGAATGCAGAGGAACTTACAATCAATTATAAGCCCCCCGGTATCGATTCTCTTCAAGGATGTCATCTGTGTCATCCTTTCAGTTCTACTGATTGCAGATTGAAAGATTTTGAAGTCAGGAAGGCAGCCCATAGAGACAAAAAGGATGATAACTTCCTGTACTGTCCCGATTCTCGATGGCTGGGAGAAAATGAAATTCAGCATTTTCAAATGCATTGGATGAGGGGTGAACCTATTATAGTTAGAAATGTACTCGAAAAGACTTCTGGTCTAAGCTGGGAACCTATGGTCATGTGGAGGGCTCTCATAGGCGCACAGAAGGTGTTAAAAGAGGAAGCACAAAGGGTGAAAGCAATTGATTGCCTCGATTGGTGTGAG GTTGAAATTACTATTTTCAAGTTCTTCAAAGGCTACTTACAGGGTCGTAGGTATAGAAGCGGGTGGCCCGAGATGCTGAAGCTGAAGGATTGGCCACCATCAAATACATTTGAAGAATGTTTGCCTAGGCATGGTGCTGAATTTGTAGCTATGCTTCCTTTTAGTGAGTATACCCATCCAAAGTCCGGACTTCTGAATCTTGCCACGTCGCTTCCTGATGCATTGAAGCCGGATTTGGGACCCAAAACCTACATTGCTTATGGATCAATTGAAGAACTTGGTAGAGGGGATTCAGTGACGAAACTGCATTGTGACATTTCTGATGCG GTTAATGTACTAACTCACATGAGTGCAGTAAAGATCCCGAAATGGCAAAGTAAAGTCATAAGCAAATTACAGAAGAAGCATGAAAATGAAGATTTGGAACTGATTTGTGGTGGTGAGGTGCAGAAAGAATCAAGTAAATCTGGATGGAGGGCACGGAAAAGACCTCGTAAAACCGAGAACTTGGATACTGAATTATCTCAAAATGTAGATGCTGTTGAGAGTGACTCTTCACTAGAACGGCTATATATCGGTGAAATGAAATCGGACGAAGATCAAAATAAATCCCATGTTGGAAACACAGATGCAAGAGCACAATATTCTGACTCAGATATGCTTGACTCGGATATATGTAATAATGGGATAGATGAAAATAATACGGGTTTGACAGTGGAAAAAGATAACTCATGTTCTCTCTATCATCAACATAATGATGCTGATTTAAAAAATAGCTCGACGAGGAAATCTCAAGACAATGATGCTGCAAAACTTCAGTATGGTGGTGCAGTTTGGGACATTTTCCGTAGGCAGGATGTACCCAAGTTAATTGAATATTTGAAGAAGCATCAGAATGAATTTCGCCATATCAGTAGTCTTCCTGTGAATTCT GTTATGCATCCTATTCATGATCAGACCTTTTATCTAAACGAGAGACATAAACGGCAGCTGAAGGAGGAGTTCA ATGTTGAACCATGGACTTTTGACCAACATCTCGGTGAGGCAGTCTTCATCCCTGCTGGTTGTCCACATCAAGTGAGAAACAGACAG TCATGCATAAAAGTGGCCCTTGATTTTGTATCCCCGGACAATGTTCAAGAATGCATTCGGTTGACTGAAGAGTTCCGTATACTTCCCAAAACCCATAGAGCTAAAGAAGATAAATTAGAG GTGAAGAAGATGGCACTATATTCCGTAAGGAATGCTGTAAGTGCAGCAAAGAATCTGACTTCCGGACTTGA TGTGTTTTGCAGAGGTCATGAAAATGGAGAAAGCAAGTGA
- the LOC136233052 gene encoding uncharacterized protein isoform X2, producing the protein MEKSGGGTHLGTQMKRQQEGNRNSETMVPRNSDSERVQVWFSEGNSDVFRWFDEVGGGNGGESLQLWPGEAACGNGGECATNGVLGGLQGKDLKIWDNKESSSNSAIKLGNKSGLDSGVMGLFGEVSTSNVNLCSGGQQQVHGFGGRNVGLDNSGGIMQSLLGEVSVRPGDMSLDGEALKGLFGDCENAPTSSSNGGMVVPGLYGGNEGLSFGGGGEGVQCWCGEAGCASIDGKGIQGLFGEIAFVNGADGVENRHVEKVGGGSGTCVQDEEEKKQITRKMGRPKGSKNKKKNQDVESLVLDQGSKQVDVDKKEGDDTLLFKPKRGRPKGSTNKKKTPPCEVNQDFSVKTDSDLGTVSPRSLEDEKIVVVGPNENVGSREGNNDVYVKDEASAKNESKYGCGVEFVERSDVYEFVPEKDMQSLLKSSKDKGKGVIGEEKAELRVGASVDTDLKTPNSSGLNNGRTVVESMLSEETPTEDGSRKDVVTSKGRRGRPKGSKNKMKKCLASGDAEIACDANATGLADEKIANLTEQDGAIQRETTAVIGEATEIAKQTDNKDTSFENRPELPGDVWGGNDNGSNRDLSIGAVIRGTALSSAGMKAMSGELTGGTGGEWNESLKPQESHSQPDGTKNEQNNLGGDNVELIGKYTDSKNAFDNQVELRGPENGMAVFSSAARRMLGDGEGSQIGKTKHRRGRQNSVSIEGGNETIKPKKQRRPKVLMDKMIHLTGHSQDFPGEIAHRNDASENTILATGLENGNVTLSGEEDKLVLGESIGVSGERNDIMKPKGRFGRPKGSTNKKKELAADTLKSPSEIVHCMNKVSNLENGVPTILLQEDKSMAGDTTPETKQNNIPGGEDEGLNRKLGSCSNGMAVADFENGQCTVVAEEVKVMPVEAAAGSNEASHMNDQPKRKRGRPKGWKRKVPTTVSEEQGQLLLPRETESNELIDNSGAASKRSRGRPKKYTDQFETSTLTDTESNKARGSMCHQCLKSNRTGVVTCSNCTKKRYCYDCISKWYPDKTLEQLEIACPYCRGNCNCRVCLKEDVVAKADNNEADRNSKLLKLLYLLDKTLPLMRHIHQEQSSELHAESRVHGVQLTEENVTQSILDDDDRLYCDNCSTSIVNFHRSCSNPDCGYDLCLTCCREIREGIQPGGSASESSLRQFVERGHDMDDQRSANRKRFCWETQVSGPENNHVLDLPHDFPDWNAMADGRIPCPPKERGGCGSGTLVLRRVFEANMVEELVKNAEELTINYKPPGIDSLQGCHLCHPFSSTDCRLKDFEVRKAAHRDKKDDNFLYCPDSRWLGENEIQHFQMHWMRGEPIIVRNVLEKTSGLSWEPMVMWRALIGAQKVLKEEAQRVKAIDCLDWCEVEITIFKFFKGYLQGRRYRSGWPEMLKLKDWPPSNTFEECLPRHGAEFVAMLPFSEYTHPKSGLLNLATSLPDALKPDLGPKTYIAYGSIEELGRGDSVTKLHCDISDAVNVLTHMSAVKIPKWQSKVISKLQKKHENEDLELICGGEVQKESSKSGWRARKRPRKTENLDTELSQNVDAVESDSSLERLYIGEMKSDEDQNKSHVGNTDARAQYSDSDMLDSDICNNGIDENNTGLTVEKDNSCSLYHQHNDADLKNSSTRKSQDNDAAKLQYGGAVWDIFRRQDVPKLIEYLKKHQNEFRHISSLPVNSVMHPIHDQTFYLNERHKRQLKEEFNVEPWTFDQHLGEAVFIPAGCPHQVRNRQSCIKVALDFVSPDNVQECIRLTEEFRILPKTHRAKEDKLEVKKMALYSVRNAVSAAKNLTSGLEGHENGESK; encoded by the exons ATGGAGAAGAGTGGAGGTGGGACCCACTTGGGTACTCAAATGAAGAGACAACAAGAAGGTAATAGAAATTCAGAAACAATGGTGCCGAGAAATTCGGACAGTGAAAGAGTTCAAGTATGGTTTAGTGAAGGCAATTCGGATGTTTTCAGGTGGTTTGACGAAGTTGGGGGAGGAAATGGGGGTGAAAGTTTACAGCTATGGCCTGGTGAAGCTGCATGCGGAAATGGTGGAGAATGTGCTACAAATGGAGTCCTGGGTGGTCTTCAAGGTAAAGATTTGAAAATTTGGGATAATAAAGAGTCTAGTAGTAATTCAGCAATTAAATTGGGTAATAAGTCTGGTTTAGATTCTGGTGTTATGGGTCTATTTGGGGAAGTTAGTACCAGTAATGTCAATTTATGTTCTGGTGGTCAACAACAAGTTCATGGTTTTGGGGGTAGAAATGTGGGTTTAGATAATAGTGGTGGAATAATGCAAAGTCTACTTGGTGAGGTTAGTGTGAGACCTGGTGATATGAGCCTTGATGGTGAAGCTTTAAAAGGCCTATTTGGTGACTGTGAAAATGCCCCAACGAGTTCTAGCAACGGAGGCATGGTGGTTCCGGGTTTATATGGTGGAAATGAGGGTTTGAGTTTTGGTGGTGGTGGTGAAGGGGTTCAATGTTGGTGTGGTGAAGCTGGTTGTGCAAGTATTGATGGTAAAGGAATTCAGGGTTTGTTTGGTGAGATTGCGTTTGTTAATGGGGCGGACGGGGTCGAAAATAGGCATGTTGAGAAGGTAGGAGGAGGGTCAGGAACTTGTGTTCAAGATGAGGAGGAGAAGAAACAGATTACTAGAAAGATGGGCAGGCCTAAGGGATCtaagaataagaagaaaaatcaGGATGTGGAATCCTTGGTTTTAGATCAAGGTTCGAAACAAGTTGATGTTGATAAGAAAGAAGGAGATGATACGCTTCTTTTTAAACCGAAGCGAGGCCGACCTAAGGGTTCGacgaacaagaagaaaactccTCCTTGTGAAGTTAATCAGGATTTTTCTGTCAAAACTGATTCTGATTTGGGGACTGTTTCGCCGAGGAGTTTGGAGGATGAGAAGATTGTTGTAGTCGGCCCAAATGAAAATGTTGGTAGTAGAGAAGGAAACAATGATGTTTACGTAAAGGATGAGGCTAGTGCGAAGAACGAGAGCAAATACGGTTGTGGGGTTGAATTTGTTGAAAGGTCAGATGTATATGAATTTGTGCCGGAAAAGGATATGCAGAGCTTGTTAAAGAGCTCAAAGGATAAGGGAAAAGGTGTTATAGGCGAAGAAAAGGCGGAATTACGAGTTGGGGCCAGCGTTGATACTGATCTTAAGACTCCGAATTCTTCGGGATTGAATAATGGAAGGACTGTGGTTGAGAGTATGCTGAGCGAAGAAACTCCTACTGAGGATGGAAGTAGAAAGGATGTTGTCACGTCAAAGGGTAGGCGTGGCAGACCGAAAGGTTCGAAGAATAAGATGAAGAAGTGTCTTGCAAGTGGTGATGCAGAAATTGCTTGTGACGCGAATGCTACGGGGTTGGCTGATGAGAAGATAGCTAATCTAACTGAACAAGACGGAGCAATTCAACGGGAAACCACTGCGGTAATTGGAGAGGCAACTGAGATTGCTAAGCAGACAGATAACAAGGACACAAGTTTCGAAAATAGGCCGGAGCTGCCTGGTGATGTTTGGGGAGGCAATGATAACGGTAGCAACAGGGATTTATCCATAGGTGCTGTGATTAGGGGAACAGCTCTTTCTAGTGCAGGTATGAAGGCCATGTCTGGCGAGCTCACTGGCGGCACTGGAGGAGAGTGGAACGAAAGCTTAAAACCGCAGGAGAGTCATAGCCAACCAGATGGCACGAAGAATGAGCAAAATAATCTTGGAGGTGATAATGTTGAATTGATCGGCAAATATACGGATAGCAAGAATGCTTTTGATAATCAAGTGGAGCTTAGGGGTCCAGAGAATGGAATGGCTGTTTTTTCAAGTGCAGCCAGGAGAATGCTTGGTGATGGAGAGGGAAGTCAAATTGGAAAGACGAAGCACAGACGTGGACGGCAGAATTCGGTGTCTATTGAAGGGGGAAACGAAACCATAAAGCCTAAGAAGCAAAGGAGACCCAAGGTTTTGATGGACAAGATGATACACCTTACAGGTCATAGTCAAGATTTTCCGGGTGAAATTGCGCATAGAAATGATGCTAGTGAGAATACTATATTGGCAACTGGTCTAGAGAATGGGAATGTTACCCTTTCAGGTGAGGAAGATAAATTAGTGCTTGGAGAGTCTATCGGTGTTAGCGGAGAGAGAAACGATATCATGAAGCCTAAGGGTAGGTTTGGCCGACCGAAGGGTTCAACGAACAAGAAGAAAGAGCTTGCAGCTGATACTCTAAAATCGCCTAGTGAGATCGTGCATTGTATGAACAAAGTGAGTAATTTAGAGAACGGGGTGCCAACGATTTTACTTCAGGAAGATAAATCAATGGCTGGTGATACTACTCCGGAGACTAAGCAGAACAATATTCCCGGTGGTGAAGACGAGGGACTGAACAGAAAACTTGGCAGCTGCAGCAACGGAATGGCCGTGGCTGATTTTGAGAATGGGCAGTGTACTGTTGTCGCTGAGGAAGTAAAGGTCATGCCTGTTGAAGCTGCTGCTGGTAGTAATGAAGCAAGTCACATGAATGATCAACCAAAGCGTAAGCGAGGCCGACCTAAAGGTTGGAAGCGAAAGGTGCCGACTACTGTTTCTGAAGAACAGGGGCAGTTATTGCTTCCCAGAGAAACAGAAAGTAATGAATTAATAGATAATTCTGGAGCTGCAAGCAAGAGGAGTAGAGGAAGGCCGAAGAAGTACACCGACCAATTTGAAACTTCAACATTAACA GATACCGAAAGCAACAAGGCAAGAGGCTCAATGTGTCACCAGTGTTTGAAGAGCAACAGAACCGGCGTTGTTACCTGTTCCAACTGCACTAAAAAACGTTATTGCTACGACTGCATTTCAAAGTG GTACCCTGACAAAACATTGGAGCAATTAGAGATTGCATGTCCGTATTGTCGTGGTAATTGTAATTGCAGAGTTTGTCTCAAGGAAGACGTAGTTGCAAAG GCTGACAATAATGAAGCAGATAGGAATAGCAAACTGCTAAAGCTTCTTTACTTGCTTGATAAGACTTTGCCTCTCATGAGACATATTCATCAGGAGCAGAGCTCCGAGTTGCATGCGGAGTCAAGGGTTCATG GTGTTCAACTGACCGAAGAAAATGTTACTCAATCCATACTTGATGACGATGATCGGCTCTATTG TGACAATTGCAGTACATCCATTGTCAATTTTCACCGGAGCTGCTCCAATCCTGATTGTGGTTATGATCTTTGTCTTACTTGCTGTCGGGAAATTAGAGAAGGAATTCAGCCTGGAGGCAGTGCATCTGAATCTTCACTCCGTCAATTTGTTGAAAGGGGACATGACATGGATGACCAGAGAAGTGCAAATAGAAAAAGATTTTGTTGGGAGACCCAAGTATCTGGTCCAGAAAATAATCATGTGCTTGATTTACCACATGATTTTCCAGATTGGAATGCCATGGCTGATGGAAGGATTCCTTGCCCTCCTAAGGAACGCGGAGGTTGTGGTTCTGGAACGCTTGTACTTAGACGTGTCTTTGAAGCTAATATGGTTGAAGAACTTGTCAAGAATGCAGAGGAACTTACAATCAATTATAAGCCCCCCGGTATCGATTCTCTTCAAGGATGTCATCTGTGTCATCCTTTCAGTTCTACTGATTGCAGATTGAAAGATTTTGAAGTCAGGAAGGCAGCCCATAGAGACAAAAAGGATGATAACTTCCTGTACTGTCCCGATTCTCGATGGCTGGGAGAAAATGAAATTCAGCATTTTCAAATGCATTGGATGAGGGGTGAACCTATTATAGTTAGAAATGTACTCGAAAAGACTTCTGGTCTAAGCTGGGAACCTATGGTCATGTGGAGGGCTCTCATAGGCGCACAGAAGGTGTTAAAAGAGGAAGCACAAAGGGTGAAAGCAATTGATTGCCTCGATTGGTGTGAG GTTGAAATTACTATTTTCAAGTTCTTCAAAGGCTACTTACAGGGTCGTAGGTATAGAAGCGGGTGGCCCGAGATGCTGAAGCTGAAGGATTGGCCACCATCAAATACATTTGAAGAATGTTTGCCTAGGCATGGTGCTGAATTTGTAGCTATGCTTCCTTTTAGTGAGTATACCCATCCAAAGTCCGGACTTCTGAATCTTGCCACGTCGCTTCCTGATGCATTGAAGCCGGATTTGGGACCCAAAACCTACATTGCTTATGGATCAATTGAAGAACTTGGTAGAGGGGATTCAGTGACGAAACTGCATTGTGACATTTCTGATGCG GTTAATGTACTAACTCACATGAGTGCAGTAAAGATCCCGAAATGGCAAAGTAAAGTCATAAGCAAATTACAGAAGAAGCATGAAAATGAAGATTTGGAACTGATTTGTGGTGGTGAGGTGCAGAAAGAATCAAGTAAATCTGGATGGAGGGCACGGAAAAGACCTCGTAAAACCGAGAACTTGGATACTGAATTATCTCAAAATGTAGATGCTGTTGAGAGTGACTCTTCACTAGAACGGCTATATATCGGTGAAATGAAATCGGACGAAGATCAAAATAAATCCCATGTTGGAAACACAGATGCAAGAGCACAATATTCTGACTCAGATATGCTTGACTCGGATATATGTAATAATGGGATAGATGAAAATAATACGGGTTTGACAGTGGAAAAAGATAACTCATGTTCTCTCTATCATCAACATAATGATGCTGATTTAAAAAATAGCTCGACGAGGAAATCTCAAGACAATGATGCTGCAAAACTTCAGTATGGTGGTGCAGTTTGGGACATTTTCCGTAGGCAGGATGTACCCAAGTTAATTGAATATTTGAAGAAGCATCAGAATGAATTTCGCCATATCAGTAGTCTTCCTGTGAATTCT GTTATGCATCCTATTCATGATCAGACCTTTTATCTAAACGAGAGACATAAACGGCAGCTGAAGGAGGAGTTCA ATGTTGAACCATGGACTTTTGACCAACATCTCGGTGAGGCAGTCTTCATCCCTGCTGGTTGTCCACATCAAGTGAGAAACAGACAG TCATGCATAAAAGTGGCCCTTGATTTTGTATCCCCGGACAATGTTCAAGAATGCATTCGGTTGACTGAAGAGTTCCGTATACTTCCCAAAACCCATAGAGCTAAAGAAGATAAATTAGAG GTGAAGAAGATGGCACTATATTCCGTAAGGAATGCTGTAAGTGCAGCAAAGAATCTGACTTCCGGACTTGA AGGTCATGAAAATGGAGAAAGCAAGTGA